In Mangrovivirga cuniculi, the following proteins share a genomic window:
- a CDS encoding LacI family DNA-binding transcriptional regulator, which yields MKKKVTIKDIAKEAGVSIGTVDRVLHNRGDVAAKTKEKILKIAEKHDYSTNIFARNLKLSKEYLICTVLPGGNQYWELQHFGFKRASEEFKNQGIRLKSFEYNAKEVNGYLKSLKDAIDSKPSAIALVPVAHPSTYELLEKIEKAGIPYVFVDTQLPEASPLSFIGQDSFMSGQLAAKLLCYGRSEKVQNIYILYQNSNLHNKAITDRIEGFESFIEENAKDKNTINKVNLDTEEDFERVYKEMTEHEEVHIFIPNSKAFQFAEFINKKNDVKYRLLGYDLTEKNAANIYSGSIDFIINPKPQLQGFLSIQTLHKHLILNQKVAKKQFMPLDIVTKENLTYYGQEHV from the coding sequence ATGAAAAAAAAAGTAACAATAAAGGACATCGCTAAAGAAGCTGGAGTTTCGATCGGAACGGTTGACAGAGTATTGCATAACAGAGGTGATGTCGCTGCTAAAACAAAGGAAAAGATCCTTAAAATCGCTGAAAAGCACGATTACTCGACTAATATTTTTGCCCGGAATCTTAAACTAAGTAAAGAATATCTTATTTGTACCGTGCTTCCGGGTGGAAACCAATATTGGGAACTACAACATTTTGGTTTTAAAAGAGCTTCGGAAGAATTTAAGAATCAGGGAATCAGACTAAAGTCTTTTGAATATAACGCTAAAGAAGTTAATGGTTATCTCAAATCATTAAAAGATGCTATAGATTCAAAACCGAGTGCGATTGCCCTTGTTCCGGTTGCACATCCTTCTACTTATGAATTGTTAGAAAAAATTGAAAAGGCGGGAATACCATACGTTTTTGTAGATACTCAATTACCGGAAGCTTCACCATTGAGTTTTATTGGTCAGGATTCGTTTATGAGTGGACAGCTCGCCGCAAAACTATTATGCTATGGACGATCTGAAAAAGTACAAAACATTTACATACTTTATCAAAACTCAAATCTTCATAATAAAGCAATTACTGATCGAATCGAAGGGTTTGAATCATTCATAGAAGAAAATGCAAAGGATAAAAACACCATTAATAAAGTCAACCTGGATACGGAAGAAGATTTCGAAAGGGTATATAAAGAAATGACTGAACATGAAGAAGTTCACATATTTATACCTAATTCGAAGGCATTTCAGTTTGCAGAGTTCATTAATAAAAAAAATGATGTAAAATATCGCCTTTTAGGTTATGACCTTACTGAGAAAAATGCCGCCAATATTTACTCCGGATCGATCGATTTTATCATTAACCCCAAACCTCAATTACAAGGATTTTTAAGTATTCAAACTCTTCATAAACATCTGATTTTAAATCAGAAAGTCGCAAAAAAACAGTTTATGCCACTTGACATTGTGACAAAAGAAAACTTAACTTATTACGGACAGGAACATGTCTAG
- a CDS encoding hybrid sensor histidine kinase/response regulator transcription factor, translating to MSSYHHIKKVFFIPTIFQSIILLILLTYLPAFSQNTYSPVITDPIQENWRYVNFDELNGKGVRCLTSLNKGEEVWFGLDSGAVQYDGYNWKYFKIKDGLPGTPVQKISASPKDEIVAATQGGLARYNKDKWNTIFQLKHTSLEFTSIEHLKSGNIACGSNKGLFLVTEEKIYLFTTVEKWNSLKEDKSIFDFVPVPETLLPQGVFNNFHDVLELSSGQLWLATTFLLEDEKGDVLTVSESEIISGEINNYNRLSNYYSLDFGYEQQFFQQDNGAVWIINKSNKIPAARFLNGKWEYISYGEKFGDDEYSESIVQTSDGKIWIAGIGNLYSLDKNNNWKKYSFQTSNIPQGHIGLHTGDNLDLWIFGKQSTVTMVDLSFNKWITYEGLNFQGQSSDGTKWFLSFEGNVISNNQQAWIIHNDENSLMDDPVSLFITSEDKVWAVGSQKNKATAGYLSNGVWRNFILDSLSWGVDYRAFTEASDGSVWVGASPDVFLEKGQHGGLAQIIRPYGKNPEIIYHKARTNGLQQLNAYGITQTADKRIWIGGSALNYFNGHKWNHLNNPKLNNFVNTLTYSENHGLLVGSRQHGLFIHHNDTWENYHVGNGLLSNTIISIAADNNSKEIWVATDKDFSYFNGNSWINKIFPEALTFTHEGGKIHITEENDLWISRSFRTWKRRSYTGMQPGEIIKNNFLTHRFRRDTIAPETYIISYSKEVDKAGITSIFWNGRHYFNREDPEDLYFSYKINDNTWSDFSHETNHTFTELSDGDYTFMVRAMDSDGNIDPTPEIINFTVAPPIWKQAWFILLILTFLIIVGFYQYQITKKRKHLLELNNSLTNANYDLEIQNNEIERQRDSLSELIKKNNELALAKLKFFTNITHEFRTPLSLILGPVEQLLSNKPDNKKLSNSYNLIKKNALRLHRLINQLLEIRRIETGTLQLNLKKADIVVFLKEIKMLFKPKAQGDGIALSFKSEFSSLEIYFDPDKIEKIIFNLLSNAFKHTLKGGKISLEILKPDPGQKNFIKIKVSDSGQGIDSGIKELIFERFTVGDSVSTEEIEESSGIGLSYIKDLIEFHKGTITVESKKGIGTEFIAQIPVDLKPETSSEESTFKLDKTIDAKIMATKSLLSYNIETEPLDGKVVLIVEDHKDMRFFIANLLENEYRVLTAADGSEGLQVLQEEYVDLIISDVMMPEIDGITFCNNVKSDPATSHIPVILLTALAVDEKRIDGYESGADSYLVKPFNPELLKARVKNLIEAQEELKKRFSEDLRFKPKDVIVSSFDEEFLDKLASLMEKNIAESDFDIASLCEMMGMSHMHFIRKVKQLTGKKPKDLLKSFRLSRAKQLLEQNKINVSEVGYMVGYDVPNSFTRAFKNEFGISPSQFAQNHSNEIDI from the coding sequence ATGTCTAGTTACCACCATATCAAAAAGGTATTCTTTATACCTACCATTTTCCAATCAATAATTCTTTTGATTTTATTGACGTATTTACCTGCATTTTCTCAAAATACGTATTCGCCAGTAATAACTGATCCTATCCAAGAAAATTGGAGGTATGTAAATTTTGACGAATTAAATGGAAAAGGGGTTCGTTGCCTAACATCGCTTAATAAAGGAGAGGAAGTCTGGTTTGGCCTGGATTCTGGAGCGGTACAATACGACGGCTATAACTGGAAATATTTTAAGATTAAAGATGGTTTACCTGGCACACCTGTTCAAAAAATATCTGCATCGCCTAAGGATGAAATTGTGGCAGCTACACAAGGAGGACTTGCCAGATATAATAAGGATAAATGGAATACAATATTTCAACTTAAACATACAAGCTTAGAGTTTACTTCAATTGAGCATCTTAAAAGTGGAAATATTGCCTGTGGGTCTAATAAGGGCTTATTTCTGGTTACAGAAGAAAAAATATATCTGTTCACAACCGTTGAAAAATGGAATTCACTCAAAGAAGATAAATCTATATTCGATTTTGTTCCAGTACCAGAAACACTTTTACCTCAAGGTGTTTTCAATAATTTTCACGATGTCTTAGAATTAAGTTCAGGACAATTATGGCTGGCAACAACTTTTCTTTTAGAGGATGAAAAAGGAGATGTATTAACTGTTTCCGAGTCCGAAATCATTTCCGGAGAAATAAATAATTACAACCGACTAAGCAATTACTACAGTCTTGATTTCGGGTATGAACAACAATTTTTTCAACAGGATAACGGTGCTGTCTGGATTATAAATAAGTCTAATAAAATTCCAGCAGCAAGGTTTTTAAACGGAAAATGGGAATACATAAGTTACGGGGAAAAATTCGGAGATGACGAATATTCGGAATCAATCGTCCAAACTTCAGATGGTAAGATATGGATAGCCGGCATCGGTAATCTCTATAGCCTCGATAAAAATAATAACTGGAAAAAATATAGTTTTCAAACTTCAAATATTCCTCAGGGACACATTGGTTTACATACGGGCGACAATCTTGATCTTTGGATTTTCGGAAAGCAATCAACAGTTACGATGGTTGATCTTTCTTTCAACAAATGGATAACATATGAGGGATTAAATTTTCAAGGTCAATCCTCAGATGGAACAAAATGGTTTTTGAGTTTTGAGGGAAATGTCATCAGTAATAATCAGCAAGCATGGATAATTCACAATGATGAAAATTCATTAATGGATGACCCTGTTAGCCTGTTTATCACTTCTGAAGATAAAGTATGGGCAGTTGGAAGTCAAAAAAATAAAGCTACAGCAGGCTATCTTTCGAATGGTGTTTGGCGAAACTTTATTCTTGACTCCTTATCCTGGGGTGTTGATTACAGAGCATTCACTGAAGCTTCCGATGGCTCAGTCTGGGTGGGAGCAAGCCCTGATGTTTTTCTTGAGAAAGGACAACACGGTGGTCTGGCACAGATAATCAGGCCATATGGCAAAAATCCGGAGATCATTTATCATAAAGCCAGAACAAATGGACTTCAACAATTAAATGCTTATGGAATTACTCAAACGGCAGATAAAAGAATCTGGATTGGAGGATCTGCCCTAAACTATTTCAACGGCCATAAATGGAACCATTTAAACAATCCTAAATTAAATAACTTTGTCAACACTCTGACATATTCAGAAAATCATGGATTATTAGTAGGCTCACGTCAACATGGACTTTTTATCCATCATAATGATACTTGGGAGAATTACCATGTTGGAAATGGATTGTTAAGTAATACTATTATCAGTATTGCAGCCGACAATAATTCAAAAGAAATTTGGGTAGCCACCGACAAAGATTTCAGTTATTTCAATGGTAATTCATGGATCAATAAAATATTCCCTGAAGCTTTAACTTTTACTCACGAAGGTGGAAAAATTCATATTACAGAGGAAAATGATTTATGGATAAGCAGATCATTCAGAACCTGGAAAAGAAGATCTTATACAGGAATGCAACCTGGTGAAATCATTAAAAATAATTTCCTGACTCATCGGTTCAGACGGGATACAATTGCTCCGGAAACATATATAATATCTTACAGTAAAGAAGTTGATAAAGCAGGCATAACTTCAATATTCTGGAATGGCAGACACTATTTTAATAGGGAAGACCCTGAGGACCTTTACTTTTCTTATAAAATCAATGATAATACCTGGTCTGATTTCAGCCATGAAACTAACCATACTTTTACTGAGCTTTCAGATGGAGATTATACTTTTATGGTGAGAGCAATGGATAGTGATGGTAATATTGATCCCACACCGGAAATAATCAATTTCACTGTGGCTCCTCCTATCTGGAAGCAGGCATGGTTCATATTACTTATTCTTACTTTCCTGATTATTGTAGGATTCTATCAGTATCAAATCACTAAAAAGCGAAAACATCTTTTAGAGCTTAATAATTCACTTACCAATGCTAACTATGATTTAGAAATTCAGAATAACGAAATTGAAAGACAAAGAGACAGTTTAAGTGAACTGATTAAAAAGAACAACGAACTTGCCCTGGCTAAGCTAAAGTTTTTTACAAATATCACCCATGAATTCAGAACTCCTTTAAGCCTTATTTTAGGACCCGTTGAACAACTGTTATCTAATAAGCCGGACAATAAAAAACTATCAAATTCATATAATTTAATTAAAAAAAATGCTCTCAGGCTACATAGATTAATAAACCAGCTTTTAGAGATCAGAAGGATCGAAACAGGAACCCTGCAATTGAACTTGAAAAAGGCTGATATCGTTGTATTCTTAAAAGAAATAAAAATGCTTTTCAAGCCTAAAGCGCAGGGAGACGGAATTGCGCTTTCTTTTAAATCAGAATTTTCTTCTCTGGAAATATATTTTGATCCGGACAAAATAGAAAAAATTATATTTAACCTCCTATCAAATGCCTTTAAACACACATTAAAAGGCGGTAAAATTTCATTGGAAATATTAAAACCAGATCCAGGTCAGAAAAATTTTATCAAAATTAAAGTAAGTGACAGCGGACAGGGAATCGATTCAGGAATTAAAGAATTAATCTTTGAAAGGTTTACGGTTGGCGATAGTGTATCGACAGAAGAAATTGAAGAAAGCAGTGGCATTGGTTTATCATACATTAAAGATTTGATAGAATTTCATAAGGGTACTATAACCGTAGAAAGTAAAAAAGGAATAGGCACTGAATTTATTGCTCAGATTCCGGTTGATCTTAAACCTGAAACCAGTTCTGAAGAATCTACTTTCAAGCTTGATAAAACAATTGATGCTAAAATAATGGCTACTAAGTCATTACTATCTTATAACATCGAAACTGAGCCGTTAGATGGTAAAGTAGTATTGATCGTTGAAGATCATAAAGATATGAGATTCTTTATTGCCAATCTTTTAGAAAATGAATATCGCGTTTTAACAGCTGCTGATGGTTCAGAGGGTTTGCAAGTACTGCAAGAAGAGTATGTTGATCTGATCATCAGTGATGTCATGATGCCGGAAATAGATGGTATCACATTTTGTAATAACGTGAAATCAGATCCCGCAACCAGCCATATTCCGGTGATTCTCCTTACCGCCCTGGCAGTTGATGAAAAAAGAATTGATGGGTATGAATCCGGAGCTGATTCTTATTTGGTTAAACCTTTCAATCCTGAGTTATTAAAAGCAAGAGTTAAAAACCTAATAGAGGCTCAGGAAGAACTCAAAAAACGCTTCTCAGAAGATCTGAGATTTAAACCTAAGGATGTTATTGTAAGTTCTTTTGATGAAGAGTTTCTGGACAAACTGGCTTCATTAATGGAAAAGAATATAGCAGAATCTGATTTTGATATAGCCAGTCTATGTGAAATGATGGGAATGAGCCATATGCATTTTATTAGAAAGGTAAAGCAGTTGACTGGTAAAAAGCCCAAAGATCTTTTAAAGTCATTCAGACTTTCAAGAGCAAAACAATTACTGGAACAAAACAAAATCAATGTATCAGAAGTAGGCTACATGGTAGGATATGATGTACCAAACTCATTCACCAGGGCATTTAAAAACGAATTCGGGATATCTCCTTCTCAATTTGCACAGAATCATTCTAACGAAATTGACATTTAA
- a CDS encoding DUF4861 family protein: MVNFIRTKYFFLIVVGSMLLFSCGSETSDNQEEKSLVVKIKNPTRLDRTEIVELTDVDKSQFTPGIRQVENGIIEAVDNDNDGTPDKLFLKVSLAPQETKTINLSDTENYEGQEMTQAEISHKVGGEWKDREYEGGVFKNVSQISVPDEHTDHSWFIRYEGPGLESEKVGYRFYLDWRNAVDIFGKKVDTLVLQEIGQDGFDSYHEPADWGMDILKAGKSLGIGSIGYLIGDSVVHFQQTDSVTCEISKNKGLVSSISTTYYGWDTGEEKTTVNSLMSINSDSRAVDHTLTFDTPLQSFCTGIVKNEAAEKIESLVGSNGWAYIATYGKQSLADDNLGLAIIYNTADVNQMVDGNYDHLIEFKPSEKVKYYFLGAWEQESEGIKNKDQFIKYLDEKVKMLNNPVVVTME, from the coding sequence ATGGTAAATTTTATAAGAACGAAATATTTCTTTTTAATAGTTGTTGGTTCGATGCTGCTTTTTTCTTGCGGTAGTGAGACCAGCGATAATCAAGAAGAAAAGAGCCTGGTGGTTAAAATTAAGAATCCCACCAGGCTTGATAGGACAGAAATAGTAGAGCTTACAGATGTTGATAAATCCCAATTTACCCCTGGAATTAGGCAGGTGGAAAATGGTATCATCGAAGCAGTTGATAATGATAATGATGGAACTCCAGACAAATTATTTCTGAAAGTTAGTCTGGCGCCTCAAGAAACAAAAACGATAAATCTTTCTGACACTGAAAATTACGAAGGTCAGGAGATGACTCAAGCCGAAATATCACATAAAGTGGGAGGTGAGTGGAAAGACCGAGAGTATGAAGGAGGGGTATTTAAAAATGTCAGTCAAATATCGGTACCTGATGAACATACCGATCACTCCTGGTTTATTCGGTATGAAGGTCCGGGTCTTGAAAGTGAGAAAGTAGGCTACAGGTTCTACCTGGATTGGAGAAATGCCGTAGATATTTTTGGTAAAAAAGTAGATACGCTGGTTTTACAAGAGATCGGACAAGATGGGTTTGACTCTTATCATGAACCTGCAGATTGGGGAATGGATATTTTAAAAGCCGGTAAATCATTGGGCATTGGCTCAATTGGTTATTTGATCGGAGATAGTGTCGTTCATTTTCAGCAGACTGATTCGGTGACTTGTGAAATATCGAAAAATAAGGGGCTGGTTTCTTCAATTTCAACCACTTACTATGGCTGGGATACTGGTGAAGAGAAAACAACTGTTAATTCCCTGATGTCAATCAATTCTGATTCGAGGGCAGTGGATCATACCCTTACTTTTGATACACCTTTGCAAAGTTTTTGTACGGGAATTGTTAAGAATGAAGCAGCAGAAAAGATTGAGTCGCTTGTTGGTTCGAATGGTTGGGCTTACATAGCTACTTATGGCAAGCAAAGCCTTGCCGATGATAATCTTGGTCTTGCTATCATTTATAATACTGCGGATGTAAACCAAATGGTAGATGGGAATTATGATCATTTGATCGAGTTTAAACCATCTGAAAAGGTTAAATATTATTTTCTCGGTGCCTGGGAACAGGAAAGTGAAGGAATTAAGAATAAAGATCAATTCATAAAATATCTGGACGAAAAAGTTAAAATGCTTAATAATCCTGTTGTAGTAACAATGGAATAA
- a CDS encoding glycoside hydrolase family 88/105 protein, with amino-acid sequence MIKYKYWFLAFMMIACSKGMDREGDSQKEEKAEAEGVSSKPLAIAMADSEIERNPDPRLLDFREKPKWEYTNGLICSAMLKVYDETGNEKYFNYAKSYADSMVREDGTIKTYNKQDFNIDRVNPGKFLIELYKDTENSRYLKAIQLLRSQMVDQPRTAEGGFWHKKIYPHQMWLDGLYMGSPFLAQYAKVFDEPALFDDVALQIKLVDKYTYNEEMKLYHHGWDESRKQKWADPKTGVSPHFWGRAMGWFAMALVDVLDFYPEDHPERENILKILQKVAVGIKMYQDEETGVWYQILDKGDKEGNYLEASCSSMFTYFLIKSLKNGYIGEEYEPIANKAYHGLVNEFVEKGENGLLNLTQICGVAGLGGDPYRDASFEYYVNEPIRPNDPKGVGPFIMAALLYEQEISDDSSMIALKE; translated from the coding sequence ATGATAAAATATAAATACTGGTTTTTAGCCTTTATGATGATTGCCTGTTCAAAGGGTATGGATCGTGAAGGAGATAGCCAGAAAGAAGAGAAGGCTGAAGCTGAAGGAGTCAGTTCAAAACCACTTGCGATTGCAATGGCTGATTCAGAGATAGAACGAAATCCCGACCCCAGGCTTCTTGATTTTAGGGAAAAGCCAAAATGGGAGTATACTAATGGGCTAATTTGTTCAGCAATGCTTAAAGTTTATGATGAAACCGGTAATGAAAAATATTTCAATTACGCAAAGTCATATGCTGATTCGATGGTTCGTGAGGATGGAACAATTAAAACTTATAACAAGCAAGATTTTAATATTGACCGGGTTAATCCTGGTAAATTTCTAATCGAACTATACAAGGACACAGAAAATTCAAGATATCTGAAAGCAATTCAATTACTGAGAAGTCAGATGGTTGATCAACCGCGTACTGCTGAGGGAGGATTCTGGCATAAGAAAATTTATCCTCATCAAATGTGGTTAGATGGGCTTTATATGGGATCTCCATTTCTGGCTCAATATGCAAAAGTTTTTGATGAGCCTGCATTATTTGATGATGTGGCGCTTCAGATCAAACTTGTTGATAAATACACATATAATGAAGAAATGAAACTATATCATCATGGTTGGGATGAAAGCCGAAAGCAAAAATGGGCTGATCCAAAAACCGGTGTTTCTCCTCATTTTTGGGGTAGAGCAATGGGATGGTTTGCAATGGCTTTAGTAGATGTATTGGATTTCTATCCGGAAGATCATCCTGAAAGGGAAAACATATTGAAAATATTACAGAAAGTAGCAGTGGGGATAAAAATGTACCAGGATGAGGAAACTGGAGTGTGGTATCAAATCCTTGATAAGGGTGATAAAGAAGGGAATTACCTTGAGGCATCTTGTTCTAGTATGTTTACATATTTCCTCATTAAGTCACTGAAAAACGGGTATATCGGAGAGGAATATGAACCGATTGCCAATAAGGCATATCATGGTTTAGTGAACGAATTTGTTGAAAAAGGTGAAAATGGATTATTAAATCTCACCCAGATATGCGGAGTAGCAGGGTTAGGGGGTGATCCTTACAGAGATGCCTCTTTCGAATATTATGTAAATGAGCCCATCAGACCTAATGACCCGAAAGGTGTAGGGCCTTTTATTATGGCAGCCTTACTGTATGAGCAAGAAATCAGTGATGATTCTTCCATGATCGCCTTAAAAGAGTGA
- a CDS encoding RagB/SusD family nutrient uptake outer membrane protein — translation MKKLFILTIIATLSFTSCEDYLEEENKSNVTAEEFYVTEEGYEALINANYALLREIYGQDPWLFMSGTDLYMEGRNPEPPGLSQYSQLSSAEPEVEFLYVRAYQAIQQANAALYYADITEQTELIPQYVGEVKFMRANAYFLLVQTYGGVSLVTEKIDDVVLQFERNTAEEVYSFIISELEEALNLVSTGAFVGRVNHRAVENLLSQVHLTRAYESFGPSDDFSKAAQYADNVIGGQQLNLSYEELWTPGNELNEEVIFSVQFNRESIGISPTTLGHQQQNFFGSYLGGSEVAGDAPYKSYNLCPTRFALSLFEEGDERWEGTFMTEIYGRYYDYFEVEDRSTLEVRHFYEPQWFTAEDRAAYVAAHPEAEYHPFGEHDPEGADISGNFNTIVIKKFDDPESQFVAGGSEDRVSARDFIVSRLAETYLVAAEAYLGAGAAGTGLERLNEVRRRAGVADATLAEFDLDYILDERARELMGEYKRWFDLKRTGKLVERASMYNPLIEVSNFDGSNGLQKILRPIPQNAIDLNQNQNFAQNPAYE, via the coding sequence ATGAAAAAATTATTCATACTTACAATAATAGCAACATTGTCATTCACATCATGTGAAGACTACCTGGAAGAAGAGAACAAATCCAATGTGACAGCTGAAGAGTTTTATGTCACTGAGGAAGGATATGAAGCATTAATAAATGCAAATTATGCCTTGTTAAGAGAAATTTATGGACAAGATCCATGGCTATTTATGTCCGGTACCGACTTATATATGGAGGGACGTAATCCGGAACCTCCTGGATTAAGTCAGTATAGTCAATTATCAAGTGCTGAGCCCGAAGTTGAATTTCTATATGTTAGAGCGTATCAGGCAATCCAGCAAGCTAATGCAGCGCTATATTATGCTGATATAACAGAACAAACTGAATTAATCCCTCAGTATGTGGGTGAAGTGAAGTTTATGAGAGCCAATGCGTATTTCTTACTCGTTCAAACTTATGGTGGAGTAAGTTTGGTAACCGAGAAAATTGATGATGTTGTTTTACAATTTGAACGTAATACAGCAGAGGAAGTATATAGTTTCATTATTTCAGAACTCGAAGAAGCACTTAATCTTGTTAGTACAGGTGCTTTTGTTGGGCGGGTTAACCATAGAGCTGTTGAAAATCTACTTTCACAAGTACATTTAACAAGAGCCTATGAGTCATTTGGACCATCTGATGATTTTTCCAAAGCTGCTCAATATGCTGATAATGTTATCGGAGGTCAACAACTGAACTTGAGCTACGAGGAATTATGGACACCTGGCAATGAATTGAATGAAGAAGTAATTTTTTCTGTTCAGTTTAATCGAGAGTCGATTGGTATTAGTCCAACAACTCTTGGTCATCAGCAACAAAATTTCTTTGGTTCATACCTTGGAGGGTCAGAAGTAGCGGGTGATGCACCTTATAAATCATATAATTTGTGCCCGACCCGATTTGCTTTAAGTTTATTTGAGGAAGGCGATGAGCGTTGGGAAGGTACTTTCATGACAGAGATTTATGGTCGCTACTATGATTATTTTGAGGTAGAAGATAGAAGTACTCTTGAAGTCAGACACTTTTATGAACCACAATGGTTTACTGCAGAAGATAGGGCTGCCTATGTGGCTGCTCACCCAGAAGCTGAGTACCATCCATTTGGTGAACACGATCCCGAAGGAGCTGATATTTCAGGTAATTTTAATACTATCGTAATTAAAAAGTTTGACGATCCTGAATCACAATTCGTAGCTGGTGGATCTGAGGATAGAGTAAGTGCAAGAGATTTCATCGTTTCCAGATTAGCTGAAACATACCTTGTTGCAGCAGAGGCATATCTTGGTGCCGGAGCAGCGGGTACCGGTCTCGAGCGTCTTAATGAAGTTCGAAGACGTGCGGGGGTAGCAGATGCCACTCTTGCGGAATTTGATCTGGATTATATCCTTGATGAAAGAGCTCGTGAACTAATGGGCGAGTATAAAAGATGGTTCGACCTAAAGCGAACAGGTAAATTAGTTGAACGTGCTTCAATGTACAATCCATTAATAGAGGTGTCAAATTTTGATGGAAGTAATGGTCTTCAGAAAATACTAAGACCAATTCCACAAAATGCTATTGACTTAAATCAAAATCAGAATTTTGCACAAAATCCTGCTTATGAATAA